The stretch of DNA GTGCACGGAATGTGGTATGCCGGTGCATCGGCACAACACCTCACATCGCCCACCATCTTACTGGGCGAAAAACAAGAACTGCACATCGGCGCGGCTTATTATTTGACGGGCGGATGCAATATCCGGCTAAGAAATCCGTTTGTAACGATAAAACCCTCGGTATTGCTCCGCACCGACGGCACCGCTTACCGAGCCGATGTGACGGGACGCGTGGTCTATACGAGCGAGAAACGCATGCTCTATGCCGGCGTGGGGTATAGTCCTACGGTCTCGGTAACGGGCATGATCGGCGGCAGTTTCCATGGTATCGTGGTGGGATATGCCTATGAGATGTATACCACCGTTATCAAACCCGGCAACGGAAGTCATGAACTCTTCGTGGGTTATCAGCAAGACTTGAACTTCGCCAAAAAGGGAAAGAATAAACATAAAAGCGTTAGAATATTATAAACGAATGATGAACAATAGCAGAACGATCGCTGCCGGTTGCCTGTTGGGCCTGTCGTTGTTGCTCGCGGGCTGCTTTGGCGGTAAGTCGATATCGACCTCCGGGCGCGGCGGAGAGGTGGTGGGCGTAGGCGGAAGCAAGAGTTTTGCCGAGCCAACACCCTACGGAATGACCCGCATTGGACGCGGTTACCTGAAGATGGGCTTGGAAAAGAGCGACAGTCTTTGGGGAAAAGATACGCCGGTGAAAGATATCTCGGTAGACGGATTCTGGATGGACGAAACCGAGGTAACCAACTCGAAGTACAAGCAATTCGTGATGTGGGTGCGCGATAGCATCCTTCGCACTCGCTTGGCAGACCCGGCCTACGGCGGAGACGAGACCTATATGATTACCGAAGACAAAGATGGCAATCCCATTCAACCGCAGGTGAACTGGAAAAAACCTCTGCCACGCAAACCCAACGAAGATGAACAACGCGCCATCGAGAGTCTGTATGTCACTAATCCTGTGACGGGCGAGAAACTCTTGGACTATCGACAGCTGAACTATCGTTACGAAATCTACGATTATACTACGGCCGCGCTGCGACGCAACCGCATCCTTCCGCAGGAGCGGAACCTCAATACCGACGTGTCGGTGAACCCTAATGAGGTGGTGATGATTTCGAAAGACACGGCCTATGTCGACGATAATGGCAACATTGTGAGCCAAACCATCAACCGACCGCTAAGCGGCGCGTGGGACTTTCTCAATACTTACATCGTGAATGTCTATCCCGACACGACGTGTTGGGTGAACGATTTTGCCAATTCGGACAACGAAGTGTATCTTCGCAACTACTTTAGTAATCCTGCTTACAACGATTATCCCGTGGTGGGCGTTACGTGGGAGCAGGCCAATGCTTTCTGTGCATGGCGCACAGACTATCTCTTGAAAGGCCTGGGGCCCGTTGCTCGGTTTGTGCAACGCTATCGTTTGCCCACCGAAGCCGAATGGGAATATGCCGCACGGGGCAAAGGCGGCGCGGAGTTTCCTTGGGAAAACCCCAACGTAAAGAACGGCGAGGGCTGCTTTTATGCCAACTTCAAACCCGACCGGGGCGACTATACGCAGGACGGAAACTTGATAACGAGTAAGGTGGGAGCCTATCAAAGCAATTCGAACGGTTTGTATGACATGGCCGGAAACGTGGCAGAATGGACGAGTACGGTATTCACCGAGTCGGGCGTTGCTGCTATGAACGACCTCAATCCGCAACTCGACTATAAGGCTGCAAAGGAAGATCCCTATCGATTAAAGAAGAAAAGCGTGCGCGGCGGCTCGTGGAAAGATCCCGAATCGTATATCCGCAGCGCGTGGAGAACTTGGGAATACCAAAACCAACCCCGAGCATATATCGGCTTCCGCTGTGTGCGCAGTTTGGCAACAACGGCTACCGGCAAACCTAAAAAGAACAAAAAATAAGATGACGGCATACAGTAAATATAATTTTGTCTATCGTTTGCAGAAATGGATGGACAGCGTTCCGGGGCAAACCTTTCTGAATTACGGTTACAGTTGGGGAGCATCGGTCGTGATTCTCGGGGCCTTATTCAAACTCACTCATCTGCCCGGAGCCAACCTGATGTTGTATTTGGGCATGGGAACAGAGGTGATTGTGTTCTTCCTTTCAGCTTTCGACCGACCTTTTGACAAAACGGCCGACGGACTGGAACTGCCTTCGCACGTAACGGAAGAATATCTCACGGGTGTCGAGGCGGTAGCCCATGCCGTGCAGAGAGAGACTTCTGCGATGTCGACCACAGGGCAGAACACAATAAAAACAGATGCTGTCGCAACGAGTTCAACCTCTTTGCAACAAGCGGATGCCAAGCCTTCGGAGGGCATTCTTTCTTCTTCTCCATCATCAGATGTCGAAGTGGCCGAGGCCACCAGTCGTTATATCGACGAGCTGAACAGATTGACCGAGACACTGGAGAAGGTAAGTGAACAGAGCGCACGCCTCACTCGAGACAGTGAAGAGATGGAAAACCTCAACCGAACACTCACCGGTATTACCAAGGTTTACGAGATGCAGTTGAAGGGAGCCAGTCAACAGATAGGCACTATCGACCAGATTAACGATCAAAGTCGACGTATGGCGCAGCAGATAGAGCAACTCAACGCCATCTATGCCCGCATGATCGAGGCGATGACTGTGAACATGAAGATGCAGAATCCTTAACCGTTGCACCGATGGCAATCAAGAAACGGCCCATATCTCCACGCCAAAAGATGATCAACCTGATGTATATCGTGTTGATGGCAATGCTGGCTCTCAACGTCTCTACTGAGGTGTTGGAGGGTTTTTCGGTGGTGGAAGATAGCCTGAATCGCACCATTTCGGGCTCGATGAAAGAGAATGCAGCTCTGTATCAGCGGTTGGGCGACAAATTGAAGACCAATCCCGACAAGGTGAAAGCTTGGTTCGATAAGGCCGAAGGCGTAAAGGCGGCCAGCGATTCGCTCTATAACTTGGCACAAAGACTGAAAGAACAGATTGTCAAAGAGGCCGATGGACAAGATGGAGACGTGCGTAACATCGTGAATAAGGAGAATCTCGAGGCAGCCAGTAGGGTGATGTTGGCCCCCGTTTCAGGACAAGGGCAGCGGCTTTTCAAAGCGATCAATACCTATCGCGACTACATTCTGCGGATGGTGACAGACCCTTCACAGCGTGAAATCATTGCTCAGAATCTCTCGACGGCCGTTCCTAAAGCGCGACAGATGGGCAAAAACTGGCAAGAATACATGTTTGAGAGCATGCCAGTGTCGGCTGCTGTCACGCTGCTTTCTAAGTTGCAGAGCGACATTCGCTATGCCGAGGGCGAGGTTCTCCACACGTTGGTGGCCAATATCGACCTGAAAGACATCCGAGTGAACAAGCTCGACGCATTCGTTATCCCCGAGAAAACCACACTTTATCCCGGCGAAACGTTCTCGGCCGGCATCGTTATGGCGGCCGTAGACACCACGCAACAGCCCGACATCTATATCAACGGCAAGCGTGTAACGCTTCGCGGCGGTCGATATGCTTTCACTGCAGGCGGCATTGGCGAGCATTCTTTCAGCGGATATATCACCATGCGCAATGGGTCGGGCGAGGTATTGCGCCGCAACTTCTTGCAAAAATACGAAGTAGTAGCCATGCCTACGGCGGCAACCGTTGCTGCCGACTTGATGAATGTCTTATATGCCGGCTATTCAAACCCGATGAGTGTGAGCGTATCGGGCATTCCACAGAACGCTATTCGAATGTCGATGACAGGCGGAACGCTCACCCATAAAGGCAACGGACGCTACATAGCAGTGCCCGCAGCGGTAGGAAAAGACGTCACGTTCAGCATCTCGGCCAACGACAAAGGCAAGACACGCTCGTTGGGACAGGCTGTGTTTCATGTGCGAAAGCTGCCCGATCCGACAGCTTATATCGGTCTGGGCACCGACCGATTCAAAGGAGGAGCCCTACCAAAGGCCTCGCTCATGGGGGCAACCGGCATCCAGGCGGCCATCGACGACGGCATTCTCGACATACAATTCCGGGTGATTGGCTTCGAAACAGTGTTCTTCGACAACATGGGAAACGCTGTTCCGATGGCCTCTTCGGGCAGTCAATTCTCGGAGAAACAGCGCGAAGCGTTCCGCAAACTCTCCCGAAGCCGACGCTTCTACATCAGCAACGTCACCGCCATAGGCCCCGATGGGATCACCCGAAAACTGCCGCAGGCCATGGAGATCATCGTTAGATAAAACAAGAAAGACGACGGAAACGCCGGGAGATAGAGCCCGGTTGATGTTCCGTCTGAAAGAAATGAAGAAATAAGAACATTCAGAATCTCAACCCATTATGCTTCGATATCTATTTATATTTCTCATAGCATGCAGTGTCAGCTCGCTGTCCGCCCAGCCCAAAGCAAGGCGACAGGCGCAGCAAGCCGCACAAACGACAGCCAAAGACCAGGTGACGCTGCGGGCACGTCTGTCTTTTCCGACCGAAAACAAGATGAGTGAAGACGTGGTTTGGCGGCGCGACATCTATCGCGAGCTCGACCTCAACGATGCCGCCAACGCCGGATTGTATCACCCCGTAGAGCCTATTGGCAAGCAAATGAACCTCTTTACCTATCTCTTCAAACTGATGATGACCGGCCAGATACCCGTATACGAATATCGGTTGGACGGAAACGAAAGTTTTGAAGACTCTGCTCGCGTCAAGCCCAAGGCTTTTTTGGACAACTATCACATCTATTACGAGCGCAAAGACGGTCGCGTGCGCATCGACAACAGCGACATCCCCTCGCGCGAAGTCACTGCCTACTACCTCAAAGAGAGCACCTACTACGACCAGACCACCGCTACTTTCCACACCCAAGTCTTGGCTCTCTGCCCCATCATGAAGCGACAAGACGATTTTGGAGACGGCACAACGACCTATCCTCTCTTTTGGGTAAAGTACGAAGATCTCGTCCCCTTCCTCTCCAAACAAACCCTCATGACGAGCCATCTCAATAATGCTGCCACGATGACGCTGGCCGACTTCTTTACAATGAACAAGTATCGGGGAAAGATTTATAAAACCAATAACATGCTGGGCCAAACGTTGGCGCAGTATTGCAAAACCGATTCGGCCCTTACCCGCGAACAAAAGCGCATCGAAAGCGAGATTGCCGCCTTTGAAAAGAACATCTGGGGCGATAAGGTGCGTAAAGATTCGCTCGACAGTATCGCCAAAACGCCCCCGGTAAAGAAAGCCAAGAAAACGCCACGCACCACCCGTCGCACCACCGCCACCGTCACTACGCGCCGCACCAAGACCCCGTCTGCCCCGTCGACATCCGCCTCACCGCGTGTAAGCGTACGTCGCGAGCGTCATTAATCCTCGTAGACAAAGCACTGAACAACTGTTCAACGCTTTGTATTGGTAGAATAAAAACTCGAAATGGTATGAAAAAAATGATTCGTGCGGCTCTCTTAGTCGCAGTGATGATGTTGACAATCAGTGCTCAGGCACAAGTGAAACTTGGCGTAAAAGGAGGCCTCAGCGTCTCGGATGTGCGCGTTAGCGGCGACATCTTCAAGGCCGACAACCGCCTGGGTTACTTCATTGGTCCTACCCTCAAAGTCTCTTTCCCCGGCATTGGCCTTGGCTTTGACGTATCGGCTCTTTACGAACAGCGCGAAGCCCGCCTCACCGAGACCGCCATCAAAGCCCATTCCGTCGTGAAACAACAACAGGTGAGCTTTCCCCTCAACACCCGATACAGCATCGGACTGGGTCGTTCGACCAACATTTTCTTCTTTGCCGGTCCGCAGGTCAGCTTTAACGTAGGCGATAAGACGAAGAGCATCATCAACCGCGCCGCCGAATGGCGACTGAAAACCTCCAACTTCAGCGTCAATGCCGGTGCCGGTGCCACCGTTCTCTCTCAGTTGCAACTCTCCATCCATTATAATATCGCTTGCGGAAAAACCGGCGAAGTGACCATGGACAGCGGCACCTTCCGCTTCGATAGCCACAACAACGCCTGGCAATTAGCCCTCGCCTACTTCTTCTAAGTTTGAAGTTGACGAGTTTTTGGATCCTCTACCCCCTTCACTAAAAGGGGGTAGAGGATCTTTTCCGTCAATTGACGAATGCATAAGCAAACGAATTGACAAGGAAGTTGGTCTTTTGTCGAATGAAGAGCATCGTCTTTTGGTGAGCCCATCAACAAGCGGCGAATGTTCAAAAGTCTCTCCCTCCTTCCATACGACTTCCCTCCTTCCCCCTTATTACTTCTCCTCTTCCCCCTACTACTTCTCTCTTTACTCCTTACTTCTCACCTCCTTACTACCTACTACTTCCCCCTTACTACTTACTACTTCCCTCCTTACTACTGACTACTTTTCCCCTTCCTCCTCAAAAGCTAAGCTTTCGCAATGCGTTTTCTTAGCTTTTGCACTCCCATCTCTTAGCTTTTGCATTGCATTTTCTTAGCTTTTGCAAAAGCGATGGTTGCGAATCATAAAATGTAGGTATTGTCTTGTTGAGAGAGTTGTTGTAAATTTGCAGCACATTTTTAAAGAAACAAGATTGAAGTCGCACCCGATGACGGTAATAACTCGCTGTTCTTGCAGTCGCAACAAGACTGCAAGGCGTTTAGATTTATTCCTGAGCGAGGCGTCGAATCTTTTAAAAAACCAATCAATATGAGAAAAATTTTACAAGCAATTCTGTTTGCCGCTGCTTCGACAGCCAGCCTTTCCGCTTCTGCTTCCCAACAGAGCACAACGCGCATCGTAGGAAAATTCCCTTCCACCATTCAGGAAGCCCCCACGCCTATCCCATATGGCGTGAAGATAGAGAACCATATCGTGGTGAAATGGCCGGCCGAACTCATCCCCACAGACGGTCGAGTGGTGCTCGAAGAAGGCATCGTAGGCATCGGCGAACGGGCTTTTGCCGAGACACCGCTACATCATATCATCTTCCCCTCTACACTCCGCACCATTGCTAAGGAAGCTTTCTATGGGTGTAACGGCCTGCAAGCCATCGTTGTGCCCGAGGGAACTGAGACGATGGGCGAGAGTGCGTTTGAGGCATGTCATGCCTTGGTGGGTGTTTCGCTGCCGTCTACGCTCCGGGAGATACCCGATAAAGCCTTCGTTTATTGCTCTAAGCTTAAGAATGTGCAGCTCAAGGAGGGACTTACGCGCTTGGGCGAGAGTGCGTTCAACAGCTGTTCAGACTTGCAGAGCATTACACTGCCCGCCTCGGTAGAGTCGATGGGCAGTTATGTGTTTAAAGGTTGCACCGAGTTGAAGACGTTCACAGTTCCCGAAAAGGTGACCGAACTGAAGGATAACGCCTTTAACGAGTGCTCGTCGCTGACCCAAGTTCAGCTTCATGCCGGCATGACAAGCATCGGACAGTCGGCGTTTTACAACTGTAGCTCGCTGAAAAGCATCGATTTCCCGGCAGGTTTGAAAGTCATCGACAGTCAGTCGTTCCTCGGCTGCAAGGCTTTGACGTCAGTAGAGACGCCCGAAGGATTGCAAACGCTGGGGGCTTCGGCCTTCGAAGGGTGTTCGTCGCTGACCAACGTCGTGCTTCGAAAGGGCATTACCGAGGTTAGTATCAAGGCATTCAAGTTCTGTAAGGCCCTCAAAGAGGTGGTTGTACCCGAAGGAGTGACGAAATTGAGAAACTATGCCTTCCACTATTGCACGGCATTGGAGACCGTTGTGTTGCCCGCCAGTCTGGAGAGCATTGGCTTGAACGGCTTTGGCAATTGCTCGAAGCTCTCCAAAGTCACCTGCTATGCTCCGGTTCCGCCTATACAGACGGGCAACGTGTTCATGAAAACGCCCAATGGCAAAGCTCTGTTTGTGCCTGCCGGCAGCATCGCACAGTATCAAACCACGGCGAACTGGAAGGCCCCGAGCTTTGCTTCTGTCACCTCGGGTCTCGACAAAGTGGAGACTTCTGCACAAACACAACAAGCTACCGACGCCCCACAAGGCATCTACACACTGCAAGGCGTGCGTCTGGGCGAAGCCGAAATGTTGCCTTTGCTTCCCGCCGGCACCTATATCGTGAACGGAAAGAAAGTGATGAAATAACAACCGTCGGGAAATGAACAGACTTCTTCTTTTCTTTCTCTTCTTCGCCGTTGGGCATGGGCTTTTTGCAAAGCACATCACACCGACGAAAGCGCAGCACATGGTCGTACAGTTTCTTAAGGGATTGCGGGAAGACACGCGGGCTGCCATCGACGCAAGAGAGGTGAAACAGGTGAGATACGACAGTAGGTCGTGTTATGTCTTCAACGTAGGTCGGCGCAACGGGTTTATCGTTGTGAGCACAGACGACCGCATGGAGCAAATCCTGGGTTATGCCACAACGGGACGTTTCGATGCCGCCCATCTTCCTGCCGACCTGCAATGGTGGCTGGCTTGCTACGATGAGCAGATGGATCGCTTGCCGATCGCTCCGGCTACGCGCACCGTTACGCAAACGAATCCGGCCCGAGCGCGCATCGAACCGTTGGTTTCCACCCGCTGGGACCAGGGCAAACCCTACAATCTAAAGACTCCGAAGGTGGGTCATACGGCTACTTACACCGGCTGTGTGGCCACGGCGACAGCGCAGTTGCTGTATTATCATCGCTGTCCGACAGCCTCTACCACAGCCATTCCGTCCTACATCACCAGCACCAAGCGGCTGCCCATGCCTCAACTGCCTGCCACGACGTTCGATTGGACCAAGATGCGCCCCGTCTACGAGGAGGATGCCACGGGCGAAAGTGCCGATGAAGTGGCCAAACTGATGCTTTACTGCGGACAGGCGATGAAGATGGACTACAATATCGATGGCTCCGGGGCTTACGTCAACGAAGAGGTGTTTTCCAAATACTTCGGCTTTGCCAAAGGCACACGTGAGGTTTCGCGCTCGGACTACACGCTG from Prevotella sp. oral taxon 475 encodes:
- a CDS encoding SUMF1/EgtB/PvdO family nonheme iron enzyme encodes the protein MNNSRTIAAGCLLGLSLLLAGCFGGKSISTSGRGGEVVGVGGSKSFAEPTPYGMTRIGRGYLKMGLEKSDSLWGKDTPVKDISVDGFWMDETEVTNSKYKQFVMWVRDSILRTRLADPAYGGDETYMITEDKDGNPIQPQVNWKKPLPRKPNEDEQRAIESLYVTNPVTGEKLLDYRQLNYRYEIYDYTTAALRRNRILPQERNLNTDVSVNPNEVVMISKDTAYVDDNGNIVSQTINRPLSGAWDFLNTYIVNVYPDTTCWVNDFANSDNEVYLRNYFSNPAYNDYPVVGVTWEQANAFCAWRTDYLLKGLGPVARFVQRYRLPTEAEWEYAARGKGGAEFPWENPNVKNGEGCFYANFKPDRGDYTQDGNLITSKVGAYQSNSNGLYDMAGNVAEWTSTVFTESGVAAMNDLNPQLDYKAAKEDPYRLKKKSVRGGSWKDPESYIRSAWRTWEYQNQPRAYIGFRCVRSLATTATGKPKKNKK
- the gldL gene encoding gliding motility protein GldL, which produces MTAYSKYNFVYRLQKWMDSVPGQTFLNYGYSWGASVVILGALFKLTHLPGANLMLYLGMGTEVIVFFLSAFDRPFDKTADGLELPSHVTEEYLTGVEAVAHAVQRETSAMSTTGQNTIKTDAVATSSTSLQQADAKPSEGILSSSPSSDVEVAEATSRYIDELNRLTETLEKVSEQSARLTRDSEEMENLNRTLTGITKVYEMQLKGASQQIGTIDQINDQSRRMAQQIEQLNAIYARMIEAMTVNMKMQNP
- the gldM gene encoding gliding motility protein GldM, which produces MAIKKRPISPRQKMINLMYIVLMAMLALNVSTEVLEGFSVVEDSLNRTISGSMKENAALYQRLGDKLKTNPDKVKAWFDKAEGVKAASDSLYNLAQRLKEQIVKEADGQDGDVRNIVNKENLEAASRVMLAPVSGQGQRLFKAINTYRDYILRMVTDPSQREIIAQNLSTAVPKARQMGKNWQEYMFESMPVSAAVTLLSKLQSDIRYAEGEVLHTLVANIDLKDIRVNKLDAFVIPEKTTLYPGETFSAGIVMAAVDTTQQPDIYINGKRVTLRGGRYAFTAGGIGEHSFSGYITMRNGSGEVLRRNFLQKYEVVAMPTAATVAADLMNVLYAGYSNPMSVSVSGIPQNAIRMSMTGGTLTHKGNGRYIAVPAAVGKDVTFSISANDKGKTRSLGQAVFHVRKLPDPTAYIGLGTDRFKGGALPKASLMGATGIQAAIDDGILDIQFRVIGFETVFFDNMGNAVPMASSGSQFSEKQREAFRKLSRSRRFYISNVTAIGPDGITRKLPQAMEIIVR
- the gldN gene encoding gliding motility protein GldN; its protein translation is MLRYLFIFLIACSVSSLSAQPKARRQAQQAAQTTAKDQVTLRARLSFPTENKMSEDVVWRRDIYRELDLNDAANAGLYHPVEPIGKQMNLFTYLFKLMMTGQIPVYEYRLDGNESFEDSARVKPKAFLDNYHIYYERKDGRVRIDNSDIPSREVTAYYLKESTYYDQTTATFHTQVLALCPIMKRQDDFGDGTTTYPLFWVKYEDLVPFLSKQTLMTSHLNNAATMTLADFFTMNKYRGKIYKTNNMLGQTLAQYCKTDSALTREQKRIESEIAAFEKNIWGDKVRKDSLDSIAKTPPVKKAKKTPRTTRRTTATVTTRRTKTPSAPSTSASPRVSVRRERH
- a CDS encoding porin family protein, yielding MKKMIRAALLVAVMMLTISAQAQVKLGVKGGLSVSDVRVSGDIFKADNRLGYFIGPTLKVSFPGIGLGFDVSALYEQREARLTETAIKAHSVVKQQQVSFPLNTRYSIGLGRSTNIFFFAGPQVSFNVGDKTKSIINRAAEWRLKTSNFSVNAGAGATVLSQLQLSIHYNIACGKTGEVTMDSGTFRFDSHNNAWQLALAYFF
- a CDS encoding leucine-rich repeat domain-containing protein, translated to MRKILQAILFAAASTASLSASASQQSTTRIVGKFPSTIQEAPTPIPYGVKIENHIVVKWPAELIPTDGRVVLEEGIVGIGERAFAETPLHHIIFPSTLRTIAKEAFYGCNGLQAIVVPEGTETMGESAFEACHALVGVSLPSTLREIPDKAFVYCSKLKNVQLKEGLTRLGESAFNSCSDLQSITLPASVESMGSYVFKGCTELKTFTVPEKVTELKDNAFNECSSLTQVQLHAGMTSIGQSAFYNCSSLKSIDFPAGLKVIDSQSFLGCKALTSVETPEGLQTLGASAFEGCSSLTNVVLRKGITEVSIKAFKFCKALKEVVVPEGVTKLRNYAFHYCTALETVVLPASLESIGLNGFGNCSKLSKVTCYAPVPPIQTGNVFMKTPNGKALFVPAGSIAQYQTTANWKAPSFASVTSGLDKVETSAQTQQATDAPQGIYTLQGVRLGEAEMLPLLPAGTYIVNGKKVMK